One genomic segment of Bdellovibrionales bacterium includes these proteins:
- the nagZ gene encoding beta-N-acetylhexosaminidase yields the protein MPTPNATSYAQIIPLPKDQETEIEVQDKLASMTVRDKVGQLFVLGFRETEMDHSLQKRFDRLRPGGVIVFGRNIKSATQISILNRNLQKVSQKHLELPLFIMVDQEGGNVARIKINPSAPSALALGMSQNTKLIREVGELTGKLLSLLGFNMNLAPVLDLSNPFKKSFIGNRSFGENPHKIKFMGEAFSTGLMSSGVIPTAKHFPGHGNIVSDSHKLLPVKHDTLEELEKSSLIPFKWFGNFQYPSAIMVAHVAFPKIDPSGLPATFSKVLLHDLLRTTLKYPGLIITDDVEMVGAGIGGNVGERAVRALEAGCDLVMVAWTAAKQEAAFKAVFQAVESGRLSVPQLDEKIKRILTFKVAVRSYLPKERTRELPLSQNLASVIFDLKKLSEEIARENFNESLRNSPQIIGSAVEIQKAIIFTADAKFYYKFREAWGGGASIKLMSPRQDPRISEILKNHPQTLGIFYVTGIGSARILNNLNSSTKARLVVINTTHPGNISNSSDYQGVININAPNFNAGTWLAESLKNPDTNIEAHREPSTKDLESRQNPLKSTQIKSNPNQLKYNYLPSN from the coding sequence ATGCCCACGCCAAATGCCACAAGCTATGCCCAGATAATACCCCTTCCTAAGGACCAAGAGACAGAAATCGAAGTACAGGACAAATTGGCTTCTATGACGGTTAGGGACAAGGTGGGCCAACTCTTTGTGCTTGGTTTCAGGGAAACTGAAATGGATCATTCACTTCAAAAACGATTTGATCGCCTTCGACCTGGTGGAGTCATTGTCTTTGGTAGAAATATCAAGTCCGCAACTCAGATTTCGATTCTAAACAGAAATTTGCAAAAGGTATCTCAAAAGCACCTGGAGCTCCCCCTATTTATCATGGTGGATCAGGAAGGGGGAAACGTTGCTAGAATCAAAATCAATCCTTCCGCTCCAAGCGCCTTGGCTTTAGGAATGTCTCAAAACACCAAATTGATTCGAGAGGTTGGAGAACTCACGGGAAAACTTCTTTCACTTTTGGGTTTCAATATGAATCTGGCGCCCGTTCTTGATCTTTCTAATCCATTCAAAAAATCATTTATTGGCAATCGATCCTTCGGAGAGAATCCACACAAAATTAAATTCATGGGTGAAGCATTCTCTACGGGACTCATGTCTTCAGGTGTAATCCCTACTGCCAAACACTTTCCTGGCCATGGAAATATTGTTTCCGATAGCCATAAGTTGCTTCCCGTCAAACATGACACTCTAGAGGAACTCGAAAAATCCTCTCTGATTCCATTCAAATGGTTCGGCAATTTTCAATATCCTAGCGCCATTATGGTCGCTCATGTCGCATTTCCCAAGATTGATCCATCGGGCCTTCCTGCCACATTTTCAAAGGTACTTCTTCATGATCTCTTAAGAACCACCCTCAAATATCCTGGTTTGATTATCACCGATGATGTAGAGATGGTTGGTGCCGGTATCGGAGGAAATGTTGGGGAACGAGCTGTTCGTGCCTTAGAAGCAGGATGCGATCTTGTGATGGTAGCTTGGACCGCCGCTAAGCAGGAAGCCGCATTCAAGGCTGTTTTTCAAGCGGTTGAATCAGGTCGTCTCTCTGTTCCACAACTTGACGAGAAAATTAAGCGAATCCTTACCTTCAAGGTTGCAGTTAGGTCGTATCTTCCTAAAGAGAGAACACGCGAGCTCCCACTTTCTCAAAACTTGGCTTCGGTGATTTTTGACCTAAAGAAACTTTCCGAAGAAATCGCGAGAGAAAACTTCAATGAAAGTCTCCGCAACTCTCCTCAAATAATTGGTTCGGCCGTCGAAATTCAGAAAGCGATCATCTTCACCGCCGATGCCAAATTCTATTATAAATTTCGAGAAGCCTGGGGGGGGGGTGCGTCCATTAAACTCATGTCTCCACGCCAAGATCCCAGAATATCGGAGATCCTGAAAAATCATCCTCAGACGCTGGGCATATTCTATGTCACCGGAATTGGAAGCGCGCGAATACTAAATAACCTGAATTCATCAACAAAAGCGCGCCTTGTCGTAATCAACACAACGCACCCAGGAAATATTTCAAACAGCAGTGATTACCAAGGCGTCATCAACATCAACGCTCCGAATTTCAATGCGGGCACTTGGCTAGCAGAATCTCTAAAAAACCCTGATACAAATATTGAGGCTCACAGAGAGCCCTCAACTAAAGACCTGGAATCCAGACAGAATCCACTCAAATCCACTCAAATCAAATCAAACCCCAATCAATTGAAATACAACTATTTGCCTTCCAACTGA
- the atpC gene encoding ATP synthase F1 subunit epsilon has product MFTLTLVTPEKKLLTDVEIEELIVPAFRGELNILPGHAPLMSTLGIGLLRYRLKDSKKFESAAISWGYCEVNPQGINILAETAETQEEVDFDRVRLSLKASESKIKSGNLTENEIIKFQRKIKRARTRLQLEGK; this is encoded by the coding sequence ATGTTTACTCTCACTCTGGTAACTCCGGAGAAGAAGTTACTCACAGATGTCGAGATTGAAGAACTTATCGTCCCTGCCTTTAGAGGTGAGTTGAATATACTTCCTGGGCATGCACCGCTCATGTCTACATTAGGGATTGGACTTCTTCGGTATCGTCTCAAGGATTCTAAGAAATTTGAATCTGCGGCAATCAGTTGGGGATATTGTGAAGTGAATCCTCAGGGAATTAATATTTTGGCTGAGACGGCCGAAACTCAAGAGGAAGTTGATTTTGATCGAGTGCGCCTCAGTCTGAAGGCATCAGAAAGCAAAATAAAATCAGGTAATCTCACAGAAAATGAGATCATTAAATTTCAACGAAAAATCAAACGAGCGCGAACCCGCCTTCAGTTGGAAGGCAAATAG
- the atpD gene encoding F0F1 ATP synthase subunit beta, with product MANGKVLQVLGPVVDVEFQEGELPAIYTALKATNKSIDDRSGNLVLEVAQHLGNRVVRTIAMDSSEGLVRGTHVEDTGQAITTPVGNAVLGRIMNVIGEPIDERGKIEAKEFWPIHRPSPKFEDQATAQEILMTGIKVIDLLAPYVKGGKIGLFGGAGVGKTVLIQELIRNIATEHGGYSVFAGVGERTREGNDLYREMTESGVIAKTSLVFGQMNEPPGARARVALTGLTQAEYFRDVEGQDVLLFVDNIFRFTQAGAEVSALLGRIPSAVGYQPTLGTEMGALQERITSTKKGSITSVQAVYVPADDYTDPAPATTFTHLDATTNLDRDIAALGIYPAVHPLSSTSRVLSADVVGEEHYRTARDVQALLQRYRELQDIIAILGMDELSEDDKMVVTRARKAQRFLSQPFFVAEQFTGMKGKYVDVKDTVRGFREILDGVHDSLPEQAFYMVGTIEDVKEKAKRL from the coding sequence ATGGCTAACGGAAAAGTATTACAAGTATTGGGTCCAGTGGTAGATGTTGAGTTTCAAGAGGGAGAGCTGCCCGCAATTTATACAGCTCTTAAAGCAACCAATAAATCGATTGATGATCGATCAGGAAACCTTGTTCTTGAGGTTGCCCAGCATCTTGGCAATCGAGTTGTTCGAACAATTGCGATGGACTCATCTGAGGGACTCGTTCGGGGAACCCATGTTGAAGATACAGGTCAGGCCATTACAACTCCCGTAGGAAATGCGGTTTTGGGTCGAATTATGAACGTCATTGGCGAACCGATTGATGAGCGCGGTAAGATAGAAGCAAAGGAATTTTGGCCAATTCATCGTCCATCGCCCAAATTTGAAGACCAAGCTACAGCTCAGGAAATTCTCATGACGGGAATCAAAGTGATTGATCTTCTTGCTCCTTATGTAAAGGGTGGGAAGATTGGACTTTTTGGTGGAGCAGGCGTGGGCAAGACAGTTCTAATTCAAGAGTTGATTCGTAACATTGCCACAGAACACGGAGGGTATTCTGTATTTGCCGGGGTTGGTGAACGCACCCGTGAAGGAAATGATCTTTATAGAGAAATGACGGAGTCTGGTGTTATTGCCAAGACATCTCTGGTGTTCGGACAGATGAATGAGCCTCCTGGAGCGCGGGCACGAGTGGCATTGACTGGATTGACTCAGGCTGAATATTTTCGTGATGTTGAAGGACAGGACGTATTGCTCTTCGTGGATAACATTTTCCGATTTACTCAAGCAGGTGCTGAAGTTTCGGCCTTGCTCGGTCGGATTCCATCTGCTGTGGGATATCAGCCAACTCTTGGAACAGAGATGGGAGCTCTTCAGGAGCGAATCACATCAACAAAGAAGGGATCCATCACATCAGTCCAGGCAGTGTATGTACCTGCAGATGACTATACAGATCCTGCACCGGCGACAACATTTACGCACTTGGATGCGACGACAAATCTGGATCGAGATATCGCGGCTCTCGGTATATATCCGGCGGTGCACCCATTGTCTTCAACTTCCCGAGTTTTGTCAGCTGATGTAGTTGGAGAAGAGCACTACCGCACAGCTCGAGATGTTCAGGCTCTTTTGCAACGATATCGTGAGCTTCAGGATATTATTGCAATTCTTGGTATGGATGAGCTGTCAGAGGACGACAAAATGGTTGTGACTCGTGCGCGTAAAGCACAGCGTTTCCTGAGTCAGCCTTTTTTTGTTGCTGAGCAGTTTACGGGCATGAAGGGAAAGTACGTTGACGTCAAGGACACCGTACGAGGCTTTCGTGAGATTTTGGATGGTGTTCATGATAGTCTGCCCGAGCAGGCCTTCTATATGGTTGGAACGATTGAAGATGTAAAGGAAAAAGCAAAACGCCTCTAA
- the atpG gene encoding ATP synthase F1 subunit gamma: MASLKDIRNRIASVKNTQQITRAMKMVSAAKLRRAQNNILNMRPYSRKILSVIADIATTHRVNHSLLSPSAHPRKTLLVVITSDRGLCGGFNGSVSKFAEKFYKENKGKYEVLDFLFIGRRGSEYFRRREIHGIETITNLARDISYGLAAEVSERLLKSYSDGGYDEIRLVYNEFKSAISQNLTVETLLPVDLSKGSLDHQEGARFSKDLIFEPPPEDIIEDLLHKHFSVQVYRCMSESIAAEHAARMTAMENATNNARDMISSLTLTYNKLRQASITRELIEICSGAEALKE, encoded by the coding sequence ATGGCTAGTTTGAAGGATATTAGAAACAGGATCGCGAGTGTGAAAAACACTCAACAGATCACGCGAGCCATGAAAATGGTATCTGCGGCAAAGCTCAGGCGCGCTCAAAATAATATTCTCAATATGCGTCCATACTCCCGAAAAATTCTTTCCGTCATTGCCGATATTGCCACAACGCACAGAGTGAATCATTCGCTTCTGAGTCCCAGTGCTCACCCCCGAAAGACATTATTGGTTGTTATCACTAGTGATCGTGGACTTTGTGGTGGTTTCAACGGCAGCGTGAGCAAGTTCGCTGAGAAGTTTTACAAGGAAAACAAGGGCAAATACGAAGTTTTAGATTTTTTGTTTATTGGTCGCAGAGGGTCTGAATATTTCCGGCGACGAGAAATTCACGGGATTGAGACAATAACAAATTTGGCCCGCGATATCTCCTACGGACTTGCCGCCGAAGTTTCAGAGCGTTTATTGAAGAGCTACTCTGATGGTGGGTATGACGAGATTCGCCTTGTTTATAATGAATTTAAGTCAGCAATTTCACAAAATCTCACGGTTGAAACGCTTCTCCCAGTGGATCTCAGTAAGGGGAGTCTTGATCACCAAGAAGGGGCGCGCTTTTCTAAGGATCTCATATTTGAGCCGCCTCCCGAAGATATCATAGAGGATCTTCTGCATAAGCATTTTTCTGTGCAGGTCTATCGTTGTATGTCTGAAAGTATTGCGGCAGAACACGCAGCTCGAATGACGGCGATGGAAAATGCAACTAACAATGCGAGAGATATGATTTCTTCTTTGACACTAACTTATAACAAGCTTCGCCAGGCCTCTATCACAAGAGAACTAATTGAGATCTGCAGCGGAGCCGAGGCATTGAAGGAATAG
- a CDS encoding F0F1 ATP synthase subunit alpha produces MEISIRADEISRVLKEQIKNYKKNVEVSESGTVLSVGDGVARVYGLDNAMAGELVTFPGDISGMILNLEKDSVGIVIFGEDKEIREGDTVKRTGKVVQVPVGEGLLGRVVNALGEPIDGCGPIESTHHRIVELKAPGIIKRHPVHEPMATGIKAIDSMIPIGRGQRELIIGDRQTGKTAIAIDTIINQKGKDVQCFYVAIGQKQSTVALVVEKLRQAGAMEYTTVIAATANEQAPLQFLAPYAGCTMAEYFRDTGRHALIIYDDLTKQAQAYRQMSLLLRRPPGREAFPGDVFYLHSRLLERAAKLSEDAGSGSLTALPIIETQAGDISAYIPTNVISITDGQIFLESDLFYRGMRPAISVGKSVSRVGGSAQIKAMKQVAGTLKLELAQFRELEAFAAFASDLDKATQAQLARGRRLVEILKQGQYSPYAASQQVVIIYAATNGYIDKIPESDVKRYESELMDFLVHKHSRVIHLLDEHKAIKDDVKVAIVEALEEFNSIFVASSKK; encoded by the coding sequence ATGGAAATCTCAATAAGAGCGGACGAAATTAGTCGAGTCCTAAAAGAACAAATAAAGAACTATAAAAAGAACGTGGAAGTTTCAGAATCCGGCACTGTGCTCTCTGTTGGAGATGGAGTGGCCAGAGTTTACGGGCTCGATAATGCCATGGCCGGAGAATTGGTTACGTTTCCGGGTGATATTTCAGGAATGATTCTTAACCTGGAGAAGGACTCCGTTGGAATTGTGATATTTGGTGAAGACAAGGAAATTCGCGAAGGCGATACGGTAAAGCGAACGGGCAAGGTTGTGCAAGTGCCTGTGGGGGAAGGGCTTCTGGGCCGAGTTGTAAATGCCTTGGGTGAGCCTATTGATGGTTGTGGTCCGATTGAATCAACCCATCATCGGATTGTTGAATTGAAGGCACCAGGCATAATTAAACGACACCCTGTGCATGAGCCTATGGCAACTGGAATTAAGGCCATAGATTCGATGATCCCAATTGGGCGAGGGCAGAGGGAATTGATTATCGGCGATCGTCAGACGGGAAAAACCGCAATTGCGATTGACACAATCATTAATCAGAAGGGCAAAGATGTTCAGTGCTTTTATGTAGCGATTGGACAAAAGCAATCAACAGTGGCACTGGTCGTTGAAAAGCTTCGACAAGCCGGAGCAATGGAATACACGACGGTTATTGCGGCGACTGCGAATGAACAGGCTCCCTTACAATTTCTTGCACCCTACGCCGGCTGTACAATGGCGGAATACTTTAGAGATACTGGAAGGCACGCGCTCATCATTTATGATGATTTAACCAAACAAGCTCAGGCCTATAGACAAATGTCATTGCTCCTTCGCCGACCTCCGGGAAGGGAGGCTTTTCCGGGCGACGTGTTCTATTTGCATTCGCGTCTTTTAGAGCGTGCGGCTAAGTTGAGCGAGGATGCGGGATCGGGGTCACTGACGGCCTTACCTATTATTGAAACCCAAGCTGGGGATATCTCCGCTTATATTCCTACCAATGTCATTTCAATCACAGATGGCCAGATTTTCTTGGAATCAGACTTGTTCTACAGAGGGATGCGACCGGCGATTTCAGTAGGTAAATCTGTTTCCCGTGTAGGCGGATCAGCCCAAATCAAGGCCATGAAGCAAGTGGCAGGAACTTTAAAGCTTGAGCTTGCACAATTTCGCGAGCTAGAAGCCTTTGCTGCTTTTGCCTCGGATTTAGATAAAGCGACGCAAGCTCAGCTAGCTCGTGGCAGAAGACTTGTCGAGATTTTAAAACAAGGGCAGTATAGCCCGTATGCTGCCTCCCAGCAGGTCGTGATCATTTATGCGGCGACAAACGGTTATATTGACAAAATACCAGAATCTGATGTGAAGCGCTACGAATCGGAATTGATGGATTTTCTGGTTCACAAGCACAGTCGGGTTATTCATCTTTTAGATGAGCACAAGGCCATTAAAGATGACGTGAAGGTGGCCATTGTAGAAGCTCTCGAAGAGTTTAATTCCATATTTGTAGCGTCTTCAAAGAAATAA
- the atpH gene encoding ATP synthase F1 subunit delta — protein sequence MTVSEVSTRYARALFEIAVDHKKVSQVLDQIRVVSNLCNGDRDIELFFKSAIIKSDEKRKILEKALKEKGFYEHVESFVFLLAKKGRMALLPEIVESFQELTDQANEVTRGVVHSASVLMQEDRSAIENVVASYLGRKVILTYKEDPKLLGGLVARIGSFIFDDTLATHLKRLKEELKRRAH from the coding sequence ATGACGGTCTCTGAAGTATCCACTCGATATGCCCGAGCTCTTTTTGAAATAGCTGTTGATCATAAGAAAGTATCTCAGGTTCTTGATCAAATTCGAGTTGTGAGCAATCTTTGTAACGGGGACAGAGACATCGAATTATTTTTCAAGTCGGCGATTATCAAATCTGACGAAAAAAGAAAAATTCTGGAAAAAGCCCTTAAAGAGAAAGGATTCTACGAGCATGTGGAGTCTTTTGTTTTTTTGTTGGCAAAGAAGGGGCGAATGGCCTTACTCCCAGAAATAGTAGAGTCCTTTCAAGAATTAACTGACCAGGCAAATGAAGTGACCCGTGGGGTTGTGCATTCTGCGTCTGTTTTAATGCAAGAGGATCGAAGTGCTATTGAGAATGTAGTTGCTTCGTATCTTGGCAGAAAGGTGATTCTCACCTACAAAGAGGATCCAAAGCTATTGGGTGGTCTTGTTGCGCGAATAGGCAGTTTTATTTTTGATGATACACTCGCGACTCATTTAAAAAGATTGAAAGAAGAACTTAAGAGGAGAGCTCACTGA
- a CDS encoding ATP synthase F0 subunit B yields the protein MNKMILLLNLLLSFSAAWASSGGHGGGEHEIPWAALYPQFLNFTAVIVLIVIFGRKKIAAHFHGRKAMYADLVTRSQLAKNQAEDHKQKIVERLTKLDQTTSDSIQRAKAEASDIKRNIIRDAQEIAKRLETDAARFSQFELERARTELRNEMISQAFDGAVSILSTDVNAGKHKMLHSEFAAKIKVVGQ from the coding sequence ATGAACAAAATGATCCTCCTCCTCAATTTGTTGTTATCATTTTCGGCGGCCTGGGCTTCTTCTGGGGGGCACGGTGGTGGTGAACATGAAATTCCTTGGGCGGCCCTTTATCCGCAATTTTTGAATTTTACAGCCGTGATTGTTCTGATTGTGATTTTTGGTCGAAAAAAAATTGCGGCTCACTTTCACGGGCGAAAGGCAATGTATGCAGATCTTGTCACAAGATCTCAATTGGCCAAAAATCAGGCCGAAGATCATAAGCAAAAAATCGTTGAAAGACTCACGAAGTTGGACCAGACGACCTCGGATAGCATTCAGAGGGCCAAAGCTGAGGCCTCTGATATAAAGAGAAATATTATCCGTGATGCACAGGAGATCGCAAAGAGACTTGAGACGGATGCTGCCCGCTTTAGCCAGTTCGAGCTGGAACGAGCTAGAACGGAACTCCGCAATGAAATGATTTCCCAGGCTTTTGATGGAGCTGTCTCGATTCTTTCCACAGATGTTAATGCAGGCAAACATAAAATGCTCCACAGTGAATTTGCCGCAAAAATTAAGGTGGTGGGGCAATGA
- a CDS encoding ATP synthase F0 subunit B codes for MDILSALGVDATLGIQFIIFLVSYVFLVNVVFKPYHRAYEERVKRTLGNAEFAERILAETKELEIEFEQKARLLNYETKGIFDSERSEAMKEYDRTVSQARERAKSTMEKNRISIVRELARAREFMKAGTPDISRGVVDKLIGFEVEK; via the coding sequence ATGGATATTCTTTCAGCTCTTGGCGTGGATGCCACACTGGGGATCCAGTTTATAATATTTTTGGTCTCATATGTTTTTTTGGTCAATGTTGTTTTTAAGCCTTACCACCGAGCCTACGAGGAGCGGGTAAAAAGAACACTTGGCAACGCGGAATTTGCCGAGCGAATTCTTGCTGAAACCAAGGAGCTTGAAATCGAATTTGAACAGAAGGCAAGGCTGCTGAACTATGAGACCAAAGGCATCTTTGATAGCGAAAGATCTGAAGCAATGAAAGAATACGATCGAACAGTAAGTCAGGCGCGAGAGCGAGCCAAATCGACAATGGAGAAAAATCGAATCTCTATAGTGCGAGAACTTGCCAGAGCTCGTGAGTTCATGAAAGCAGGGACTCCAGATATTTCTCGTGGCGTAGTGGATAAATTAATAGGGTTTGAGGTAGAGAAATGA
- a CDS encoding polymer-forming cytoskeletal protein — protein sequence MAEVDRFPSFSALAQASDSVHIGQVTALLDHGASFEGRLSFEGTVRIGGTFQGEIFTNDTLVINPGAKVEAQIEADVVIISGIVKGNIFARSRVVMHPPAVFKGTVTTPSLRIDEGVVFEGASYMPKT from the coding sequence ATGGCAGAAGTAGACAGATTTCCATCATTTTCGGCATTGGCACAAGCCTCAGATAGCGTCCATATTGGCCAGGTGACCGCTTTACTTGATCATGGGGCCTCTTTTGAGGGTCGCCTCTCTTTTGAAGGCACAGTCCGAATAGGCGGTACCTTTCAAGGCGAAATTTTTACTAACGACACTCTGGTAATTAATCCAGGGGCAAAAGTTGAAGCTCAGATAGAAGCGGACGTCGTAATCATAAGCGGAATTGTAAAGGGCAATATATTTGCGCGCAGCCGAGTTGTCATGCATCCCCCCGCAGTATTCAAGGGAACAGTTACAACGCCGAGTTTGAGGATAGATGAGGGGGTTGTTTTCGAAGGCGCCTCTTACATGCCCAAAACATAA
- a CDS encoding ParB/RepB/Spo0J family partition protein — protein MSESSNYQIKRPARKQALGRGLGSLLGEPASEPLTERINMNPIDSFRMSHRSDPSKTEAEFDTQASEGLQMLPLIQAKVPDTARVWQVAIENVFPNKNQPRQLFSSDALKELSDSIREKGILQPIVARKMKDGGYEIVAGERRWRAAQLAGLHDVPVILKEIDDQEALELALIENIQRSDLNPMEEAEAYAHLIKKYNLTQQKLSEKVGKERVTIANTMRLLNLAPEVRNMVSKGELSLGQAKVLLSVEDFASQRRLADKVKNDRLSVRATEKLVLKAFKELDQAERATESGENLAKKTARGLADEMQKLLGTKVDIDYSSGRGKISISFYSDDDLNNLAEKIKSAWQK, from the coding sequence ATGTCTGAGTCATCGAATTATCAAATAAAAAGACCGGCAAGGAAGCAGGCCTTGGGTCGAGGGCTCGGGAGTTTGCTCGGAGAGCCCGCTTCAGAACCTTTGACTGAGCGTATCAATATGAATCCCATTGATTCGTTCAGGATGTCTCATCGGTCTGATCCATCAAAAACTGAGGCAGAGTTTGACACGCAGGCATCTGAAGGCCTCCAAATGCTCCCGCTCATACAAGCCAAGGTGCCGGACACAGCCAGAGTGTGGCAAGTTGCTATAGAAAACGTATTTCCAAACAAGAATCAACCTCGGCAATTGTTCTCGTCAGATGCCTTAAAGGAATTGTCTGATTCAATCAGAGAAAAGGGGATTCTGCAGCCTATCGTTGCGAGAAAGATGAAAGACGGAGGTTACGAAATCGTTGCTGGAGAGCGTCGGTGGCGGGCTGCTCAATTGGCTGGTCTCCACGATGTGCCTGTAATTTTAAAAGAAATTGATGATCAGGAGGCCCTGGAACTGGCACTAATTGAAAATATTCAACGCTCGGATTTGAATCCCATGGAAGAAGCCGAAGCTTACGCCCACCTCATAAAAAAATATAACTTAACTCAGCAAAAGCTCTCAGAGAAAGTTGGCAAAGAAAGAGTAACGATAGCTAATACCATGCGTCTACTCAACTTGGCACCCGAGGTTCGCAACATGGTATCAAAAGGCGAGCTGTCCCTTGGCCAGGCGAAGGTATTGCTGTCTGTCGAAGACTTTGCCTCACAGCGTCGACTTGCTGATAAGGTTAAAAACGATAGGCTCTCAGTTCGGGCCACTGAAAAATTAGTGCTGAAGGCGTTTAAAGAGCTGGATCAGGCTGAGCGAGCGACTGAGTCTGGAGAAAACTTAGCAAAAAAAACGGCGCGTGGTTTGGCTGACGAAATGCAAAAACTACTCGGAACCAAGGTCGACATTGATTACTCGTCAGGACGAGGTAAAATTTCTATCAGTTTTTATTCCGATGATGATCTCAATAACCTTGCAGAAAAGATTAAGTCAGCATGGCAGAAGTAG
- a CDS encoding ParA family protein, whose amino-acid sequence MARTICIANQKGGVGKTTSSVNIASSLASLGRRVLLIDMDPQGNASSGLGVKRYENQESSIYHALIGERELREVIQTTENPRLCVASANPDLVGAEIELVDVSQREYRLKQAIATVSSQFDYIIIDCPPSLGLLTVNSLSAADTFLVPLQCEYYALEGLSQLLNTAGLIKKNLNPQLKIEGILLTMFDTRNNLSHQVVKEIQTHFGDKVFKAVIPRNVRLSEAPSHGKSILDYDPKSIGAQKYLDLAHELDAKVFGKFGNEPEVSVEQSSMRDESRSHSELRLNDSPNYAENEANV is encoded by the coding sequence ATGGCAAGAACGATTTGCATCGCGAATCAAAAAGGGGGCGTTGGCAAAACCACATCTTCGGTGAATATTGCCTCGTCGCTGGCATCTTTGGGGCGCAGGGTGCTTCTGATTGATATGGATCCACAGGGCAATGCCTCAAGCGGATTGGGAGTTAAACGATATGAGAATCAGGAAAGCAGTATCTACCACGCCCTGATAGGAGAAAGAGAATTACGAGAAGTTATTCAAACCACTGAAAATCCTCGATTATGCGTAGCATCAGCTAACCCAGATTTGGTTGGAGCAGAAATTGAGTTGGTGGACGTTTCTCAGCGAGAATATCGCTTAAAACAGGCAATCGCCACGGTCTCCTCACAGTTTGATTATATCATCATAGATTGTCCCCCGTCTTTAGGACTTTTGACGGTGAACTCCCTGTCTGCAGCAGACACTTTTCTTGTCCCTCTCCAATGTGAATATTATGCTCTCGAGGGGCTTAGCCAATTGCTCAATACGGCCGGCCTAATAAAAAAGAATTTAAATCCTCAGTTGAAAATAGAGGGTATTTTATTAACTATGTTTGATACTCGAAACAACCTAAGTCATCAAGTTGTAAAGGAAATTCAGACACATTTCGGAGATAAGGTGTTTAAGGCTGTAATACCCCGAAATGTCCGTTTGAGTGAGGCTCCAAGTCATGGAAAATCTATCCTTGATTATGATCCCAAATCGATTGGAGCCCAAAAATATTTAGATTTAGCTCATGAGCTGGATGCAAAAGTTTTTGGCAAATTTGGCAATGAACCAGAGGTGTCCGTTGAGCAATCATCGATGAGAGATGAAAGCCGATCTCATTCTGAATTAAGACTGAATGATTCACCCAACTACGCGGAGAATGAAGCAAATGTCTGA
- the rsmG gene encoding 16S rRNA (guanine(527)-N(7))-methyltransferase RsmG encodes MAIEVSSHTRSGNWRVREWFPDLSEKTLLQLSSFHAELLTFNRAINLISSRTELDADLIHFADAILGSKLVLNDFNGSEIYDFGSGNGLPGVVLATLAPSHRVHLVESDARKVEFLKHVVAKLGLRNVIIHLSRVEDLPADSVDAVVSRGFASIQKSLLLARRSCRVNAKYFHFKGEAWVKEVTDIPSQMCRFWIPMHVADYSLPLGNAKLSLVATKKMA; translated from the coding sequence ATGGCAATAGAAGTATCTTCACATACGAGATCTGGAAATTGGCGCGTTCGAGAGTGGTTCCCAGATCTATCTGAAAAGACCTTGCTACAGTTAAGTAGTTTTCATGCGGAGCTTTTGACCTTCAATAGAGCAATCAATCTGATTTCATCTCGTACTGAATTGGATGCGGACCTGATACATTTTGCAGATGCTATATTGGGATCAAAGTTAGTATTAAATGACTTCAATGGGAGTGAGATCTATGATTTTGGCTCTGGAAATGGATTGCCAGGGGTTGTATTGGCAACGCTTGCTCCTAGTCATCGAGTTCATTTGGTTGAATCAGACGCTCGAAAGGTTGAATTTCTGAAGCATGTGGTTGCGAAGCTAGGTCTAAGGAACGTGATTATTCACCTTTCGAGGGTTGAGGACCTGCCAGCGGACTCAGTTGACGCCGTTGTGTCGAGAGGATTTGCGTCTATTCAGAAATCTCTCCTCCTAGCTAGGAGATCTTGCCGTGTGAATGCCAAATATTTTCATTTTAAAGGTGAGGCCTGGGTGAAGGAAGTCACGGATATCCCTTCCCAGATGTGTCGCTTTTGGATACCTATGCATGTCGCTGATTACTCACTTCCGTTAGGCAATGCAAAGTTATCTTTGGTAGCCACTAAAAAGATGGCTTAG